In Streptomyces sp. NBC_00704, a genomic segment contains:
- a CDS encoding DUF501 domain-containing protein — protein METAPPTTPRTEPTDADVEAFKQQLGRPPRGLRAIAHRCPCGQPDVVETAPRLPDGTPFPTLYYLTCPKANSAIGTLEANGVMKEMTERLRTDPELAASYRAAHEDYVRRRDEIEELKNFPSAGGMPDRVKCLHVLVAHSLAAGPGVNPLGDEALAMLPQWWSKGACVTLASGPAADSAADSPADSAADSAAGEGR, from the coding sequence ATGGAAACAGCCCCGCCGACCACTCCGCGCACCGAGCCCACCGACGCGGACGTCGAGGCCTTCAAGCAGCAGCTGGGACGGCCGCCGCGCGGTCTGCGCGCGATCGCGCACCGCTGCCCGTGCGGACAGCCGGACGTCGTCGAGACGGCCCCGCGGCTGCCCGACGGAACGCCCTTCCCGACGCTGTACTACCTGACGTGCCCGAAGGCCAACTCGGCGATCGGCACGCTGGAGGCGAACGGCGTGATGAAGGAGATGACCGAGCGGCTGCGGACCGACCCGGAGCTGGCCGCCTCCTACCGCGCCGCGCACGAGGACTACGTCCGGCGCCGGGACGAGATCGAGGAGCTGAAGAACTTCCCCAGCGCCGGCGGCATGCCGGACCGGGTGAAGTGCCTGCACGTGCTGGTGGCGCACTCCCTGGCGGCCGGTCCGGGCGTCAACCCGCTCGGCGACGAGGCACTGGCGATGCTCCCGCAGTGGTGGAGCAAGGGCGCCTGCGTGACCCTCGCGTCCGGCCCGGCGGCCGACTCCGCGGCCGACTCCCCGGCCGACTCCGCTGCCGACTCCGCGGCGGGGGAGGGGCGGTGA
- a CDS encoding Ppx/GppA phosphatase family protein → MTRVAAVDCGTNSIRLLVADADPRTGEIVDLDRRMTIVRLGQDVDRTGRLAPEALQRTFAACREYAAVVKELGAQRLRFVATSASRDAENRDEFVRGVLDILGVEPEVITGEQEAEFSFTGATKELAGRDDLTRPYLVVDIGGGSTEFVVGDDRVRAARSVDVGCVRMTERHLVVDGKVTDPPTERQIAAMRADIEAALDVAERTVPLREAHTLVGLAGSVTTVSAIAQGLPEYDSAAIHHSRVSHEKVREITDRLLRSTHAERAAIGAMHPGRVDVIGAGALVLLSVMERIGAREVVVSEHDILDGIAHSCAAEAR, encoded by the coding sequence GTGACGCGGGTCGCCGCCGTCGACTGCGGCACCAACTCCATCCGGCTGCTCGTCGCCGACGCCGATCCGCGGACCGGCGAGATCGTCGACCTGGACCGCCGGATGACGATCGTCCGGCTCGGCCAGGACGTCGACCGCACCGGCCGGCTCGCCCCCGAGGCGCTGCAACGGACCTTCGCCGCCTGCCGCGAGTACGCGGCCGTCGTCAAGGAACTCGGCGCGCAGCGGCTCCGTTTCGTCGCCACCTCCGCCTCCCGGGACGCGGAGAACCGGGACGAGTTCGTGCGCGGCGTGCTGGACATCCTGGGCGTCGAGCCCGAGGTCATCACCGGCGAGCAGGAGGCCGAGTTCTCCTTCACGGGCGCCACGAAGGAACTGGCCGGCCGCGACGACCTCACCCGGCCCTACCTGGTCGTCGACATCGGCGGCGGCTCGACCGAGTTCGTCGTCGGCGACGACCGGGTGCGCGCCGCCCGTTCCGTCGACGTGGGCTGCGTGCGGATGACCGAGCGGCACCTGGTCGTGGACGGGAAGGTCACCGACCCGCCGACCGAGCGCCAGATCGCGGCCATGCGCGCCGACATCGAGGCCGCCCTGGACGTCGCCGAGCGCACCGTGCCCCTGCGCGAGGCGCACACCCTGGTGGGCCTGGCCGGTTCGGTCACCACGGTCTCGGCGATCGCGCAGGGACTGCCGGAGTACGACTCGGCGGCCATCCACCACTCGCGCGTCTCGCACGAGAAGGTCCGCGAGATCACCGACCGGCTGCTGCGCTCGACGCACGCCGAGCGCGCGGCGATCGGCGCGATGCACCCGGGCCGGGTGGACGTGATCGGGGCGGGCGCGCTGGTGCTGCTGTCGGTCATGGAGCGGATCGGCGCGCGGGAGGTCGTGGTGAGCGAGCACGACATCCTCGACGGCATCGCCCACAGCTGCGCCGCCGAGGCGCGCTGA
- a CDS encoding FtsB family cell division protein yields MPVRDRDRFSTATRIKLLGEQTAARVYRSQTKRQARRSRLTGRAALLALVLCTLIVALAYPMRQYVSQRAEVADLQREKQQAGERVRQLRDLKARWQDDAYAEQQIRQRLHYVLPGETGYIVVDPDAARQSRAELGAADRPWYSNVWDGVDSSDASDQ; encoded by the coding sequence ATGCCCGTGAGGGACCGGGACCGGTTCTCCACCGCGACCAGGATCAAGCTGCTCGGCGAGCAGACCGCGGCCCGGGTCTACCGCTCCCAGACGAAGCGCCAGGCCCGCCGCTCACGGCTCACCGGGCGCGCCGCCCTGCTGGCGCTCGTCCTGTGCACGCTGATCGTGGCCCTGGCCTACCCGATGCGCCAGTACGTCTCCCAGCGCGCCGAGGTGGCCGATCTGCAACGCGAGAAGCAGCAGGCCGGCGAGCGCGTGCGGCAGCTGCGCGACCTGAAGGCGCGCTGGCAGGACGACGCGTACGCCGAGCAGCAGATCCGACAGCGGCTGCACTACGTGCTGCCGGGGGAGACCGGCTACATCGTCGTCGACCCGGACGCGGCCCGGCAGTCCCGCGCCGAGCTGGGGGCGGCGGACCGCCCCTGGTACTCGAACGTCTGGGACGGGGTCGACTCGTCGGACGCCTCCGACCAGTGA
- a CDS encoding NAD(P)/FAD-dependent oxidoreductase, whose translation MSTTERPRILVVGGGYVGLYAARRILKKMRYGEATVTVVDPRSYMTYQPFLPETAAGNISPRHVVVPLRRVLPKAEVLTGRVTTIDQDRKVATIAPLVGEAYELPFDYLVIALGAVSRTFPIPGLAEQGIGMKGVEEAIGLRNHVLEQLDKADSTTDEEIRRKALTFVFIGGGFAGAETIGEVEDLARDAAKYYKTVSREDMRFILVDAADKILPEVGPKLGQYGKQHLESRGVEIYLSTSMDSCVDGHVVLKNGLEVDSSTIVWTAGVKPNPVLARYGLPLGPRGHVDTAPTLQVQGTDYIWAAGDNAQVPDVAARKAGVENAWCPPNAQHALRQAKVLGDNVISGMRGFPQKEYAHSNKGAVAGLGLHKGVAMIVMGKMKIKVKGRLAWYMHRGYHGMAMPTWNRKIRVFADWTLGMFLKREVVALGALESPREEFYEAAKPAPVAAKPAAEKTENEKANAS comes from the coding sequence ATGAGCACCACGGAGCGTCCCAGGATCCTCGTAGTAGGCGGTGGGTACGTAGGCCTGTACGCAGCTCGGCGCATCCTCAAGAAGATGCGCTACGGCGAGGCGACCGTCACGGTCGTCGACCCTCGGTCGTACATGACCTACCAGCCCTTCCTCCCCGAAACCGCCGCCGGCAACATCTCCCCGCGCCACGTCGTCGTCCCGCTGCGACGCGTGCTGCCCAAGGCGGAGGTCCTCACCGGCCGGGTCACCACCATCGACCAGGACCGCAAGGTCGCCACGATCGCCCCGCTGGTGGGCGAGGCGTACGAGCTGCCCTTCGACTACCTGGTGATCGCGCTCGGCGCGGTCTCCCGCACCTTCCCGATCCCCGGCCTCGCCGAGCAGGGCATCGGCATGAAGGGCGTCGAGGAGGCCATCGGCCTGCGCAACCACGTCCTGGAGCAGCTGGACAAGGCCGACTCCACGACCGACGAGGAGATCCGCCGCAAGGCGCTCACCTTCGTCTTCATCGGCGGCGGCTTCGCCGGCGCGGAGACCATCGGTGAGGTCGAGGACCTGGCCCGCGACGCGGCCAAGTACTACAAGACGGTGTCCCGCGAGGACATGCGCTTCATCCTGGTCGACGCCGCGGACAAGATCCTGCCCGAGGTCGGCCCCAAGCTCGGCCAGTACGGCAAGCAGCACCTGGAGAGCCGCGGTGTGGAGATCTACCTCTCCACCTCGATGGACTCCTGCGTCGACGGCCACGTCGTCCTGAAGAACGGACTCGAGGTCGACTCCAGCACGATCGTGTGGACGGCCGGCGTCAAGCCCAACCCGGTGCTCGCCCGCTACGGCCTCCCGCTCGGCCCGCGCGGTCACGTCGACACCGCCCCGACCCTCCAGGTCCAGGGCACCGACTACATCTGGGCCGCCGGCGACAACGCCCAGGTCCCCGACGTCGCCGCCCGCAAGGCCGGCGTCGAGAACGCCTGGTGCCCGCCGAACGCCCAGCACGCGCTGCGTCAGGCCAAGGTCCTCGGCGACAACGTGATCTCCGGCATGCGGGGCTTCCCGCAGAAGGAGTACGCGCACTCCAACAAGGGTGCGGTGGCGGGCCTCGGCCTCCACAAGGGCGTCGCGATGATCGTCATGGGCAAGATGAAGATCAAGGTCAAGGGCCGTCTCGCCTGGTACATGCACCGTGGCTACCACGGCATGGCGATGCCGACCTGGAACCGCAAGATCCGCGTCTTCGCCGACTGGACCCTCGGCATGTTCCTCAAGCGCGAGGTCGTGGCGCTGGGCGCGCTGGAGTCCCCGCGCGAGGAGTTCTACGAGGCCGCCAAGCCCGCCCCGGTCGCCGCGAAGCCGGCCGCCGAGAAGACCGAGAACGAGAAGGCCAACGCCTCCTGA